The Pithys albifrons albifrons isolate INPA30051 chromosome 23, PitAlb_v1, whole genome shotgun sequence genome contains a region encoding:
- the B3GAT1 gene encoding galactosylgalactosylxylosylprotein 3-beta-glucuronosyltransferase 1 isoform X2, with translation MGNEELWVQSVLEMPKRRDILAIVLIVLPWTLLITVWHQSTIAPLLTVHKGLDSKEYCLSDRDIVEVVRTEYVYTRPPPWSDTLPTIHVITPTYSRPVQKAELTRLANTLLHVPNLHWILVEDSQRRTPLITRLLRDTGLNYTHLNVETPRNYKLRGDMRDPRIPRGTMQRNLALRWLRETFHRNNSQPGIVYFADDDNTYSLELFEEMRSTRKVSVWPVAFVGGLRYESPKVNSAGKVYGWKTVFDPHRPFAIDMAGFAVNLRLILQRSQAYFKLRGVKGGYQESSLLRELVTLNDLEPKAANCTKILVWHTRTEKPVLVNEGKKGFTDPNVEI, from the exons ATGG GTAATGAGGAGCTGTGGGTCCAGTCAGTCTTGGAGATGCCGAAGAGACGAGACATCCTGGCTATCGTGCTGATAGTTCTGCCCTGGACACTACTAATCACCGTCTGGCACCAGAGCACCATTGCCCCACTGCTTACAGTGCACAAGG GCTTGGACTCCAAGGAATACTGCCTGTCGGACCGGGACATTGTGGAGGTGGTGAGGACAGAGTACGTGTACACGCGCCCGCCGCCGTGGTCGGACACGCTGCCCACCATCCACGTCATCACACCCACCTACAGCCGGCCCgtgcagaaggcagagctgacCCGGCTGGCCAACACCCTCCTGCACGTGCCCAACCTGCACTGGATCCTGGTGGAGGACTCGCAGCGCCGCACGCCGCTCATCACGCGGCTGCTGCGCGACACGGGGCTCAACTACACCCACCTCAACGTGGAGACCCCGCGCAACTACAAACTGCGGGGAGACATGAGGGACCCCCGCATCCCCCGCGGCACCATGCAGAGGAACCTCGCCCTGAGGTGGCTCAGAGAGACCTTCCACAGAAATAACAGCCAGCCTGGCATTGTTTACTTTGCTGATGATGATAACACCTACAGTCTGGAGCTCTTCGAGGAG ATGCGCAGCACCAGGAAGGTGTCGGTGTGGCCGGTGGCCTTTGTCGGGGGTCTCCGCTACGAGTCTCCCAAGGTGAACTCTGCAGGGAAGGTGTACGGCTGGAAAACCGTGTTCGACCCGCACCGGCCCTTCGCCATCGACATGGCAGGCTTTGCTGTGAACCTCAGGCTCATCCTGCAGCGATCTCAGGCTTACTTCAAGCTGCGAGGGGTCAAGGGGGGCTACCAGGAGAGCAGCCTGCTCCGGGAGCTGGTCACCCTCAACGACCttgagcccaaggctgccaatTGCACTAAG ATTTTAGTCTGGCACACAAGGACAGAAAAGCCCGTGCTGGTGAACGAGGGGAAGAAAGGATTCACAGATCCCAATGTGGAAATCTGA
- the B3GAT1 gene encoding galactosylgalactosylxylosylprotein 3-beta-glucuronosyltransferase 1 isoform X5, with the protein MGLDSKEYCLSDRDIVEVVRTEYVYTRPPPWSDTLPTIHVITPTYSRPVQKAELTRLANTLLHVPNLHWILVEDSQRRTPLITRLLRDTGLNYTHLNVETPRNYKLRGDMRDPRIPRGTMQRNLALRWLRETFHRNNSQPGIVYFADDDNTYSLELFEEMRSTRKVSVWPVAFVGGLRYESPKVNSAGKVYGWKTVFDPHRPFAIDMAGFAVNLRLILQRSQAYFKLRGVKGGYQESSLLRELVTLNDLEPKAANCTKILVWHTRTEKPVLVNEGKKGFTDPNVEI; encoded by the exons ATGG GCTTGGACTCCAAGGAATACTGCCTGTCGGACCGGGACATTGTGGAGGTGGTGAGGACAGAGTACGTGTACACGCGCCCGCCGCCGTGGTCGGACACGCTGCCCACCATCCACGTCATCACACCCACCTACAGCCGGCCCgtgcagaaggcagagctgacCCGGCTGGCCAACACCCTCCTGCACGTGCCCAACCTGCACTGGATCCTGGTGGAGGACTCGCAGCGCCGCACGCCGCTCATCACGCGGCTGCTGCGCGACACGGGGCTCAACTACACCCACCTCAACGTGGAGACCCCGCGCAACTACAAACTGCGGGGAGACATGAGGGACCCCCGCATCCCCCGCGGCACCATGCAGAGGAACCTCGCCCTGAGGTGGCTCAGAGAGACCTTCCACAGAAATAACAGCCAGCCTGGCATTGTTTACTTTGCTGATGATGATAACACCTACAGTCTGGAGCTCTTCGAGGAG ATGCGCAGCACCAGGAAGGTGTCGGTGTGGCCGGTGGCCTTTGTCGGGGGTCTCCGCTACGAGTCTCCCAAGGTGAACTCTGCAGGGAAGGTGTACGGCTGGAAAACCGTGTTCGACCCGCACCGGCCCTTCGCCATCGACATGGCAGGCTTTGCTGTGAACCTCAGGCTCATCCTGCAGCGATCTCAGGCTTACTTCAAGCTGCGAGGGGTCAAGGGGGGCTACCAGGAGAGCAGCCTGCTCCGGGAGCTGGTCACCCTCAACGACCttgagcccaaggctgccaatTGCACTAAG ATTTTAGTCTGGCACACAAGGACAGAAAAGCCCGTGCTGGTGAACGAGGGGAAGAAAGGATTCACAGATCCCAATGTGGAAATCTGA
- the B3GAT1 gene encoding galactosylgalactosylxylosylprotein 3-beta-glucuronosyltransferase 1 isoform X1, translated as MGNEELWVQSVLEMPKRRDILAIVLIVLPWTLLITVWHQSTIAPLLTVHKDDGGDSQRDLAAGLDSKEYCLSDRDIVEVVRTEYVYTRPPPWSDTLPTIHVITPTYSRPVQKAELTRLANTLLHVPNLHWILVEDSQRRTPLITRLLRDTGLNYTHLNVETPRNYKLRGDMRDPRIPRGTMQRNLALRWLRETFHRNNSQPGIVYFADDDNTYSLELFEEMRSTRKVSVWPVAFVGGLRYESPKVNSAGKVYGWKTVFDPHRPFAIDMAGFAVNLRLILQRSQAYFKLRGVKGGYQESSLLRELVTLNDLEPKAANCTKILVWHTRTEKPVLVNEGKKGFTDPNVEI; from the exons ATGG GTAATGAGGAGCTGTGGGTCCAGTCAGTCTTGGAGATGCCGAAGAGACGAGACATCCTGGCTATCGTGCTGATAGTTCTGCCCTGGACACTACTAATCACCGTCTGGCACCAGAGCACCATTGCCCCACTGCTTACAGTGCACAAGG ATGATGGTGGTGACTCCCAGCGTGATCTCGCTGCAGGCTTGGACTCCAAGGAATACTGCCTGTCGGACCGGGACATTGTGGAGGTGGTGAGGACAGAGTACGTGTACACGCGCCCGCCGCCGTGGTCGGACACGCTGCCCACCATCCACGTCATCACACCCACCTACAGCCGGCCCgtgcagaaggcagagctgacCCGGCTGGCCAACACCCTCCTGCACGTGCCCAACCTGCACTGGATCCTGGTGGAGGACTCGCAGCGCCGCACGCCGCTCATCACGCGGCTGCTGCGCGACACGGGGCTCAACTACACCCACCTCAACGTGGAGACCCCGCGCAACTACAAACTGCGGGGAGACATGAGGGACCCCCGCATCCCCCGCGGCACCATGCAGAGGAACCTCGCCCTGAGGTGGCTCAGAGAGACCTTCCACAGAAATAACAGCCAGCCTGGCATTGTTTACTTTGCTGATGATGATAACACCTACAGTCTGGAGCTCTTCGAGGAG ATGCGCAGCACCAGGAAGGTGTCGGTGTGGCCGGTGGCCTTTGTCGGGGGTCTCCGCTACGAGTCTCCCAAGGTGAACTCTGCAGGGAAGGTGTACGGCTGGAAAACCGTGTTCGACCCGCACCGGCCCTTCGCCATCGACATGGCAGGCTTTGCTGTGAACCTCAGGCTCATCCTGCAGCGATCTCAGGCTTACTTCAAGCTGCGAGGGGTCAAGGGGGGCTACCAGGAGAGCAGCCTGCTCCGGGAGCTGGTCACCCTCAACGACCttgagcccaaggctgccaatTGCACTAAG ATTTTAGTCTGGCACACAAGGACAGAAAAGCCCGTGCTGGTGAACGAGGGGAAGAAAGGATTCACAGATCCCAATGTGGAAATCTGA
- the B3GAT1 gene encoding galactosylgalactosylxylosylprotein 3-beta-glucuronosyltransferase 1 isoform X4 — protein MDDGGDSQRDLAAGLDSKEYCLSDRDIVEVVRTEYVYTRPPPWSDTLPTIHVITPTYSRPVQKAELTRLANTLLHVPNLHWILVEDSQRRTPLITRLLRDTGLNYTHLNVETPRNYKLRGDMRDPRIPRGTMQRNLALRWLRETFHRNNSQPGIVYFADDDNTYSLELFEEMRSTRKVSVWPVAFVGGLRYESPKVNSAGKVYGWKTVFDPHRPFAIDMAGFAVNLRLILQRSQAYFKLRGVKGGYQESSLLRELVTLNDLEPKAANCTKILVWHTRTEKPVLVNEGKKGFTDPNVEI, from the exons ATGG ATGATGGTGGTGACTCCCAGCGTGATCTCGCTGCAGGCTTGGACTCCAAGGAATACTGCCTGTCGGACCGGGACATTGTGGAGGTGGTGAGGACAGAGTACGTGTACACGCGCCCGCCGCCGTGGTCGGACACGCTGCCCACCATCCACGTCATCACACCCACCTACAGCCGGCCCgtgcagaaggcagagctgacCCGGCTGGCCAACACCCTCCTGCACGTGCCCAACCTGCACTGGATCCTGGTGGAGGACTCGCAGCGCCGCACGCCGCTCATCACGCGGCTGCTGCGCGACACGGGGCTCAACTACACCCACCTCAACGTGGAGACCCCGCGCAACTACAAACTGCGGGGAGACATGAGGGACCCCCGCATCCCCCGCGGCACCATGCAGAGGAACCTCGCCCTGAGGTGGCTCAGAGAGACCTTCCACAGAAATAACAGCCAGCCTGGCATTGTTTACTTTGCTGATGATGATAACACCTACAGTCTGGAGCTCTTCGAGGAG ATGCGCAGCACCAGGAAGGTGTCGGTGTGGCCGGTGGCCTTTGTCGGGGGTCTCCGCTACGAGTCTCCCAAGGTGAACTCTGCAGGGAAGGTGTACGGCTGGAAAACCGTGTTCGACCCGCACCGGCCCTTCGCCATCGACATGGCAGGCTTTGCTGTGAACCTCAGGCTCATCCTGCAGCGATCTCAGGCTTACTTCAAGCTGCGAGGGGTCAAGGGGGGCTACCAGGAGAGCAGCCTGCTCCGGGAGCTGGTCACCCTCAACGACCttgagcccaaggctgccaatTGCACTAAG ATTTTAGTCTGGCACACAAGGACAGAAAAGCCCGTGCTGGTGAACGAGGGGAAGAAAGGATTCACAGATCCCAATGTGGAAATCTGA
- the B3GAT1 gene encoding galactosylgalactosylxylosylprotein 3-beta-glucuronosyltransferase 1 isoform X3 has protein sequence MPKRRDILAIVLIVLPWTLLITVWHQSTIAPLLTVHKDDGGDSQRDLAAGLDSKEYCLSDRDIVEVVRTEYVYTRPPPWSDTLPTIHVITPTYSRPVQKAELTRLANTLLHVPNLHWILVEDSQRRTPLITRLLRDTGLNYTHLNVETPRNYKLRGDMRDPRIPRGTMQRNLALRWLRETFHRNNSQPGIVYFADDDNTYSLELFEEMRSTRKVSVWPVAFVGGLRYESPKVNSAGKVYGWKTVFDPHRPFAIDMAGFAVNLRLILQRSQAYFKLRGVKGGYQESSLLRELVTLNDLEPKAANCTKILVWHTRTEKPVLVNEGKKGFTDPNVEI, from the exons ATGCCGAAGAGACGAGACATCCTGGCTATCGTGCTGATAGTTCTGCCCTGGACACTACTAATCACCGTCTGGCACCAGAGCACCATTGCCCCACTGCTTACAGTGCACAAGG ATGATGGTGGTGACTCCCAGCGTGATCTCGCTGCAGGCTTGGACTCCAAGGAATACTGCCTGTCGGACCGGGACATTGTGGAGGTGGTGAGGACAGAGTACGTGTACACGCGCCCGCCGCCGTGGTCGGACACGCTGCCCACCATCCACGTCATCACACCCACCTACAGCCGGCCCgtgcagaaggcagagctgacCCGGCTGGCCAACACCCTCCTGCACGTGCCCAACCTGCACTGGATCCTGGTGGAGGACTCGCAGCGCCGCACGCCGCTCATCACGCGGCTGCTGCGCGACACGGGGCTCAACTACACCCACCTCAACGTGGAGACCCCGCGCAACTACAAACTGCGGGGAGACATGAGGGACCCCCGCATCCCCCGCGGCACCATGCAGAGGAACCTCGCCCTGAGGTGGCTCAGAGAGACCTTCCACAGAAATAACAGCCAGCCTGGCATTGTTTACTTTGCTGATGATGATAACACCTACAGTCTGGAGCTCTTCGAGGAG ATGCGCAGCACCAGGAAGGTGTCGGTGTGGCCGGTGGCCTTTGTCGGGGGTCTCCGCTACGAGTCTCCCAAGGTGAACTCTGCAGGGAAGGTGTACGGCTGGAAAACCGTGTTCGACCCGCACCGGCCCTTCGCCATCGACATGGCAGGCTTTGCTGTGAACCTCAGGCTCATCCTGCAGCGATCTCAGGCTTACTTCAAGCTGCGAGGGGTCAAGGGGGGCTACCAGGAGAGCAGCCTGCTCCGGGAGCTGGTCACCCTCAACGACCttgagcccaaggctgccaatTGCACTAAG ATTTTAGTCTGGCACACAAGGACAGAAAAGCCCGTGCTGGTGAACGAGGGGAAGAAAGGATTCACAGATCCCAATGTGGAAATCTGA